The genomic segment TACCGTCAAGCTGCTGCTCGCCTTTTTTGCCGTGCTGCTGATCTCCTTCGCCATTACGATGTTCGTCTCCGACCGCTTCGTTCGTTCGCAGCTGCGGGACCGCAACGACCAGATGGAAGCGCGGCAGCTCGACGTGACCGCAGCGCTCGTGCGCAGCGCCTACCGCGAGCAATGGAGCCGCGCGCAGCTGACGTCGGCGCTCCAGATGAGCGGCGGGCCGAACCGGACGATCGTCATTTTGAACAGTGCCGGAGAGGTCGTGCTCCAGTCGGGCAACCCGGGCGCAGGCGGGAGCGTCGAGCTCGACCCGCAAGCCTTGAAGGAGACGCTGGCTGCCCGGGACAAGCATTGGCGGCCCGGCGACGCATCCGGCGAAGGGAAGATCCGGATCGCGGCCGGACCGGTCGGCGGGGACGTCACTTGGAACGCACAGACGATTTTGGTCGTCTCGCAGGCGTTTCAGCAGGATTTCAACGTATTCAGCGGCCTGTTCCGCAATATCATGATCACGATGCTAGTCGTCTCTACGATCATGGTGCTTATCGTCTCGCGAAGCATGACGGCGAGACTCAGGCGCATGACGCAGGCGGCCAGAGACATCGCCAAAGGCAAGTTCGATATTCGTTTGCCGGACCGGCATCGCGACGAGATCGGCGAATTGGCTTCTTCGCTCAATCATATGTCCGCCGAGCTCGGGAGCCTCGACCGGATGCGCAGGGAGTTTCTCGCCAACGTCTCGCACGATCTCAGATCGCCGCTCACCTCGATTGGCGGCTTCGTCGAGGCGATGCTGGACGGCGCCGTTCCGCAGGAGAAGGAGATGCATTACCTGGGGCTCGTCCGCGAGCAGACGCAGCGGATGAACCGGCTCGTAAACGACCTGCTCGATGTCGCGCGCATGGAGGCGGGACAGCTTGAGATCTCGCCCGTGCCGTATAACCTCAGCAGCTGGATCCGGGGACTGCTCGCCCGCATGTCTCCCGATGCGGAACGCAGGGGCATCAAGCTCGAGCTGATCGGGGACGCGGAAGATCTATGGGTGACGGCGGATCCGGACCGGATCGACCAGGTGCTCGCGAACCTCGTGCTGAACGCGATTCAATTTTCGCCGAACGGACGGACCGTGCAGGTCGAAGCGGTTCGCGACGGAGAACGCGCGCGAATCAGCGTCCGGGACCGCGGTGTCGGGATTCCCGGCGGGGAGCTCGATAAAATCTGGCAGCGTTTCTATAAATCCGACAAAGCCCGCTCCGCTCGAACGGGCAGCGGACTGGGTCTGGCCATCGTCCAATTCGTGCTTGAGAAGCATGGCACCGCGGCTTCCGTAGACAGCGCCGAAGGGGTGGGCACGGTGTTCACCTTCTCGCTGCCGCTGGCGGAGCAGCCGTCCCATCCGCCTTATTCCGCCCGCGACGGCATCTGACGGCGCTCGCCGGCTGTTGACGGTTCCCTCCGCCAAGAGGCATAATGGAAGGAATACCTCACGATTCGCGGCGGCCCGCGTTTTTTCTCGCAGGCCCGGAGCGGAAAGGAACATGGCATGGGCATGGAGCAGCTGCTTGAAAAAGCGTCGACATACATGAAAGAGCAGGACTTAGAGCGCATCCGGGAGGCCTACGCGTACGCCGACGAGGCGCACCGGGGGCAGCTGCGCAAATCTGGCGAGCCCTATATTCTCCATCCTTTAGCGGTAGCGGAGATTATGGTGCAGATGCAGATGGACGTGGTCACCGTCGAAGCGGCGCTCTTGCACGATGTCGTCGAAGACACGACCGTCACGGTCGACGACGTGCGCGGCGAGTTCGGCGAGACGATCGCCGGACTCGTAGACGGGCTCACGAAGCTGGAGAAGATCCAGTTCCGGTCCAAGGAAGAACAGCAGAAC from the Cohnella hashimotonis genome contains:
- a CDS encoding sensor histidine kinase; this translates as MRRYSGITVKLLLAFFAVLLISFAITMFVSDRFVRSQLRDRNDQMEARQLDVTAALVRSAYREQWSRAQLTSALQMSGGPNRTIVILNSAGEVVLQSGNPGAGGSVELDPQALKETLAARDKHWRPGDASGEGKIRIAAGPVGGDVTWNAQTILVVSQAFQQDFNVFSGLFRNIMITMLVVSTIMVLIVSRSMTARLRRMTQAARDIAKGKFDIRLPDRHRDEIGELASSLNHMSAELGSLDRMRREFLANVSHDLRSPLTSIGGFVEAMLDGAVPQEKEMHYLGLVREQTQRMNRLVNDLLDVARMEAGQLEISPVPYNLSSWIRGLLARMSPDAERRGIKLELIGDAEDLWVTADPDRIDQVLANLVLNAIQFSPNGRTVQVEAVRDGERARISVRDRGVGIPGGELDKIWQRFYKSDKARSARTGSGLGLAIVQFVLEKHGTAASVDSAEGVGTVFTFSLPLAEQPSHPPYSARDGI